From Leptospira venezuelensis, a single genomic window includes:
- a CDS encoding DUF4505 family protein, with the protein MRTYFYRIDSNARLFHEDSELTDKKFLDFFFTHLEKNRTGKYPECAYISPCGKEMNFVQTEHYPVLFKHRIGDKLYYGGEKGILFQPENLKFDPLGNLVHPFQKEIWGRISTEILLDPELEWGENSENWDLIWNRKKFIIPKFRSD; encoded by the coding sequence TTGAGGACCTATTTCTATCGAATCGACTCGAACGCGCGACTTTTCCACGAGGACTCAGAGCTGACGGATAAAAAGTTTTTAGACTTCTTTTTCACTCATCTCGAAAAAAACCGGACCGGTAAATACCCTGAATGCGCTTATATCTCTCCTTGCGGAAAGGAAATGAATTTTGTGCAGACGGAACATTATCCAGTTCTGTTTAAACACAGAATTGGAGATAAACTCTATTACGGCGGAGAAAAGGGGATTCTATTCCAACCAGAAAATTTGAAATTCGATCCATTAGGAAATCTAGTCCACCCTTTTCAAAAAGAGATCTGGGGAAGAATTTCTACGGAAATCCTTTTAGATCCCGAATTAGAATGGGGAGAAAATTCCGAGAATTGGGATTTGATCTGGAATAGGAAAAAATTCATTATCCCAAAATTCAGGTCCGACTGA
- the lsa33 gene encoding surface adhesin Lsa33: protein MKRIAITFFLALSFIFVDCKKAKEDLQGGVITFTKGTVKIFDKAGKEKAVSLDTFLLPEDKIETGKDSYADLQLTEGVLVRIKENTSLTLKKIFIDSANGETFADLGLTKGKIFTKVAGKLTKTSKFTVSTPTVVASVRGTEFIVEESGKGTSTRVSDGSVEVADADNPESQAVADAGENVSSNGDSFKEQPLTEDEAQELKDDSATIQSITEEQRARIQEILKDFQENKARILQGLEDQKQRNRELIEGAKEENRKLLEEAKSAGKEEKEAIQKAGKEEKEKVKSSMDDAKKELENQRKSLKDQAAPK from the coding sequence ATGAAACGGATTGCCATAACCTTCTTTCTGGCCCTCAGCTTTATATTTGTAGATTGTAAGAAAGCCAAAGAAGATCTCCAAGGTGGAGTGATTACATTCACCAAAGGAACAGTAAAAATTTTCGATAAGGCGGGGAAAGAAAAGGCAGTATCTTTGGATACTTTCCTTTTGCCGGAAGATAAGATCGAGACCGGAAAGGATTCTTATGCAGACCTTCAGTTAACCGAAGGCGTTCTTGTTAGAATCAAAGAAAACACAAGCCTCACTCTGAAGAAAATTTTTATAGATTCCGCAAATGGAGAAACCTTTGCGGACCTGGGCCTGACCAAAGGTAAAATTTTTACTAAGGTTGCAGGTAAGCTCACCAAAACTTCTAAATTCACAGTTTCTACTCCAACAGTCGTAGCTTCTGTTAGAGGAACTGAATTCATAGTTGAAGAATCAGGTAAAGGAACGAGCACTAGAGTGTCTGATGGATCAGTTGAAGTTGCTGACGCAGATAATCCTGAAAGCCAAGCAGTGGCAGATGCAGGGGAAAATGTTAGCTCTAACGGAGATTCATTCAAAGAACAACCTCTAACAGAGGATGAAGCCCAAGAATTGAAAGACGATTCTGCTACTATTCAATCTATTACGGAAGAACAAAGAGCTCGTATCCAAGAGATCCTGAAAGATTTCCAAGAGAATAAGGCTCGTATCCTCCAAGGTTTGGAAGATCAAAAACAAAGAAATAGAGAGCTGATCGAAGGCGCAAAAGAAGAAAATCGTAAACTTCTAGAAGAAGCTAAGAGCGCTGGAAAAGAAGAAAAAGAAGCTATCCAAAAAGCAGGTAAAGAAGAGAAAGAAAAAGTAAAATCTTCTATGGATGATGCTAAGAAAGAATTGGAAAACCAGCGCAAGTCCCTAAAAGACCAAGCCGCTCCTAAATAA
- a CDS encoding SemiSWEET transporter: MDPISLLGFIACTLTTLAFLPQLIKVILEKRTRDISRNMYLVLSVGVFFWLCYGILKNDFPIILANGFTLLFTTTILWYKLRSKEEE; encoded by the coding sequence ATAGATCCGATTTCTCTACTTGGATTTATTGCTTGTACTTTGACTACTCTGGCATTTCTTCCCCAGCTAATCAAAGTGATCCTGGAAAAAAGGACCAGGGACATTTCCAGAAACATGTATCTTGTTCTTTCCGTGGGAGTGTTTTTCTGGCTTTGTTACGGGATACTAAAGAATGATTTTCCGATCATTCTCGCAAACGGCTTCACTCTACTTTTTACCACCACCATTCTTTGGTACAAACTTCGGTCCAAGGAAGAAGAATAA
- a CDS encoding ferredoxin — MSKIAYVDKDNCTSCNQCADNLPKYFQMDDNDTSETHIGGESVNQAQIPEEDWKTVQKEMDECPGECIHWRK; from the coding sequence ATGAGCAAAATAGCCTATGTAGATAAGGACAACTGTACTTCTTGCAACCAGTGTGCAGACAATCTACCTAAGTACTTTCAAATGGACGATAACGATACTTCCGAGACTCATATCGGAGGAGAGAGTGTAAATCAAGCTCAGATCCCTGAGGAAGATTGGAAAACAGTTCAGAAAGAAATGGATGAATGTCCCGGTGAATGTATTCACTGGAGAAAGTAA
- the gmhA gene encoding D-sedoheptulose 7-phosphate isomerase, which produces MNLKEIASKQIQDSIETKKAVLDTLLPQIEEAGKIASEVLKKGNTILFCGNGGSSCDASHIAAELVVRYKSGNERRALPALALNADSAVLTACSNDYGYEFVFSRQVEAFGKPGDLLVGLSTSGNSKNVIAAMESAKKIGMKTISFLGGDGGKMKGMADLDLVIPRKETARIQESHILIGHIVCSIIEYELFQLG; this is translated from the coding sequence ATGAACTTAAAAGAAATCGCATCCAAACAGATACAGGACTCTATAGAGACTAAAAAAGCAGTATTGGATACACTTCTTCCTCAAATTGAAGAAGCAGGAAAAATTGCTTCTGAAGTATTAAAAAAGGGGAATACGATCCTTTTTTGTGGAAACGGTGGTTCTTCTTGTGATGCATCCCATATTGCCGCAGAACTTGTGGTCCGTTATAAATCAGGCAATGAAAGAAGAGCACTCCCTGCATTAGCATTGAACGCCGATTCTGCGGTTCTGACCGCTTGCTCCAATGATTATGGATATGAGTTTGTGTTTTCTCGTCAGGTAGAAGCTTTTGGAAAACCCGGAGATCTTCTTGTAGGACTTTCAACCAGTGGAAATTCCAAAAACGTGATCGCTGCTATGGAATCCGCCAAAAAGATCGGGATGAAAACGATCTCTTTTTTAGGTGGGGATGGTGGAAAGATGAAAGGAATGGCAGACCTAGATCTCGTCATTCCTAGGAAAGAGACTGCACGCATCCAAGAATCTCATATTCTGATCGGTCATATTGTTTGTTCAATTATAGAATACGAACTCTTTCAGTTAGGATAA
- a CDS encoding ATP-binding cassette domain-containing protein: MERDSFDTILSIQDLNVKIGSAHILKNFDFQISKKEVHALVGESGSGKSTFASAVLGLLSEDTSITWKKFSIFSQDIPSGDFSLWKNWRGRRISLIPQTAAIGLHPFLSIGSQILEYFSLIQPELAIPETGIRLLKEFGLSDPEAAWRARPHQLSGGERQRVLVLLSVYSGAELILADEPTSALDPITGKAILELLKSRVKDLGAGLLFISHDLSSARELADTITVMKSGEKLETLKSRNGVWEPSLEYSRKLFTLDENPA, from the coding sequence TTGGAGAGAGATTCTTTCGATACGATTCTTTCTATACAAGATCTGAATGTAAAAATCGGATCTGCTCATATTCTTAAAAACTTCGATTTCCAAATTTCTAAAAAAGAAGTCCACGCATTGGTGGGAGAATCCGGAAGCGGAAAATCCACTTTTGCAAGCGCTGTCCTCGGACTTTTAAGTGAAGATACTTCCATAACCTGGAAAAAATTCAGTATCTTCTCCCAAGATATACCCAGCGGAGATTTTAGCCTTTGGAAAAACTGGCGAGGTAGGCGGATCAGTTTGATACCTCAGACTGCTGCGATCGGTCTCCATCCTTTTTTAAGTATCGGATCTCAGATCCTGGAATATTTTTCTCTCATCCAACCTGAACTTGCAATTCCAGAAACAGGAATTCGACTCCTAAAAGAATTCGGACTTTCCGATCCAGAAGCAGCCTGGAGAGCGAGACCTCACCAACTTTCTGGAGGAGAAAGACAGAGGGTGTTAGTACTACTTTCGGTGTATTCCGGAGCAGAACTTATTCTGGCAGATGAGCCCACATCGGCCTTGGATCCGATTACAGGAAAGGCGATCTTGGAACTTTTGAAATCCAGGGTAAAAGATCTGGGAGCGGGACTTCTATTTATCAGCCATGATCTTAGTTCTGCACGGGAGCTAGCCGATACTATTACAGTGATGAAAAGTGGGGAAAAACTCGAGACCCTGAAAAGCCGAAATGGTGTTTGGGAACCAAGTTTAGAGTATTCCAGAAAACTGTTTACTTTGGATGAAAATCCCGCTTAA
- a CDS encoding LBBP_01157 family protein yields MAKGKQKSGFWSKLFFWRKKKKAAAEIEKEVVRDSRGYTWELKDLREKADRFFVTRKKPSGVIFESPSLKLTKNNRNLFRLEGKEKSGREYSLVVSTGNYLTEQGDKISGVIFLGEADLNRLLSGDHKSLKSILSGINTPNWDEESWAVLQEEPDLKRSADSWKEILTWDPIWKQQILINLRPSTIAVLLVFLGKEFEDVFQANSSERVKRIVSKELYFLNVSGNRNSPHSENLTLYEFDSAKKDFESVLSKIRSKKDK; encoded by the coding sequence ATGGCCAAGGGCAAACAAAAATCAGGATTTTGGAGTAAGCTCTTTTTCTGGAGAAAGAAAAAGAAGGCCGCAGCTGAAATCGAAAAAGAAGTTGTTAGAGATAGTCGCGGTTATACCTGGGAATTAAAAGACCTAAGAGAAAAAGCGGATCGTTTTTTTGTGACCCGTAAAAAACCTTCCGGTGTAATTTTTGAAAGCCCTTCTTTAAAGCTGACTAAAAACAACCGCAATCTGTTCCGTCTAGAAGGTAAGGAAAAATCAGGCAGAGAATATTCTCTAGTAGTCTCGACTGGAAATTATTTAACTGAGCAGGGCGATAAGATTAGCGGGGTGATTTTTTTAGGAGAGGCTGATCTTAACAGACTTTTAAGTGGGGATCATAAGAGTCTAAAAAGTATCTTATCAGGAATTAATACTCCGAATTGGGATGAGGAGTCTTGGGCAGTTTTGCAAGAGGAACCGGATCTAAAACGTTCTGCTGATTCCTGGAAAGAGATCTTAACTTGGGATCCTATTTGGAAACAACAAATCTTGATTAATCTTAGACCGAGCACGATTGCTGTATTACTAGTCTTTCTCGGAAAAGAATTTGAAGATGTTTTTCAGGCAAATTCTTCTGAAAGGGTAAAACGGATCGTCTCCAAAGAACTGTATTTTTTAAACGTAAGCGGGAACAGGAATTCTCCGCATTCCGAAAATTTGACACTGTATGAATTTGATTCAGCTAAAAAGGATTTTGAGTCAGTGCTCTCTAAAATTCGGTCTAAAAAGGATAAATGA
- the guaA gene encoding glutamine-hydrolyzing GMP synthase: MKHQNVIGIVDFGGQYAHLIASRIRRLGAYSEILGNDEPIETYSKLSGIILSGGPESVYEPNSPSLPVEVLKLGIPVLGICYGHQLMMKLLGGEVKKAGIAEYGRAALDFIDTSKTQLLKGFQGGEVAWMSHGDEVTRLPAGFTRTASSKDCEYAVVENPTQKWFGIQLHPEVTHTEKGSVLLENFVKISGAEGTWNLKQFLDLKEEELHSIVPADKKIFLLVSGGVDSTVSYLLLSRALGKDRVKGVLIDTGFMRKDEVASLQEKLSPQGIQLHVHDASELFYSALKGKKDPEEKRKIVGNLFLQAQADCAKSLGLNADEWLLGQGTIYPDTIESGGTKHSHTIKTHHNRVEAIQKLMEEGKVVEPIKDLYKDEVRELGNYLGLPKEWTGRHPFPGPGLVVRMIAQEKPVEESVQKKLDELVGSDSALQAKLLPVASVGVKGDQRSYAHCAAISGDKTWDELDKISTAITNQISSVNRVVLFLGKSSEFQKANFKFQAIDLDKKDSDILREADAAVERILQKRKIYDQIWQMPVVLLPLGSESGKRSIVLRPVDSQEAMTASFFRLEKDVLEELVSEVLKTPQIEYLFFDLTNKPPGTIEWE, encoded by the coding sequence ATGAAGCACCAAAATGTAATTGGGATCGTGGATTTTGGAGGGCAGTACGCCCATTTGATCGCGTCCAGAATTCGTCGTTTGGGGGCTTATTCAGAAATTTTAGGTAACGACGAACCTATTGAAACATATTCCAAACTTTCAGGCATTATTCTTTCCGGAGGACCGGAAAGTGTATACGAACCGAATTCTCCATCTCTCCCAGTCGAGGTCTTAAAACTAGGAATTCCTGTTTTAGGGATTTGTTACGGCCACCAACTCATGATGAAACTTTTAGGTGGAGAAGTTAAAAAAGCGGGCATAGCAGAATACGGAAGAGCTGCCTTAGATTTTATTGATACATCCAAAACACAATTACTCAAAGGTTTCCAAGGCGGAGAGGTTGCATGGATGAGCCATGGTGACGAAGTTACTCGTTTGCCAGCAGGTTTTACTCGAACTGCTTCCAGTAAAGATTGTGAATATGCAGTAGTAGAAAATCCGACCCAAAAATGGTTCGGGATACAACTCCATCCAGAAGTAACTCATACGGAAAAAGGTTCTGTACTTCTAGAAAACTTCGTAAAAATTTCAGGGGCAGAAGGTACCTGGAACTTAAAACAATTCTTAGATCTAAAAGAAGAAGAGTTACATTCGATTGTTCCTGCAGACAAAAAGATTTTTTTATTAGTATCCGGGGGAGTAGATTCAACTGTTTCGTATCTTCTTCTTTCCAGGGCATTAGGAAAAGACAGAGTCAAAGGAGTTCTGATAGATACCGGGTTTATGAGAAAGGACGAGGTTGCGAGTCTCCAAGAAAAACTTTCTCCGCAAGGTATCCAATTGCATGTTCATGATGCTTCCGAACTTTTTTACTCAGCTCTCAAAGGTAAAAAAGATCCGGAAGAAAAACGAAAAATCGTTGGAAATCTATTCTTACAAGCACAGGCAGACTGCGCGAAAAGTTTAGGTCTGAACGCAGACGAATGGTTACTCGGACAAGGAACCATTTATCCTGACACGATAGAAAGTGGCGGAACTAAACATTCTCATACAATTAAGACCCATCATAATCGAGTAGAAGCCATCCAAAAATTAATGGAGGAAGGGAAGGTAGTAGAACCGATCAAGGACTTATATAAAGACGAGGTCCGTGAACTCGGGAACTATCTTGGGCTTCCTAAAGAATGGACTGGGAGACATCCTTTTCCTGGACCTGGACTTGTGGTCCGAATGATCGCACAAGAAAAACCGGTAGAGGAATCCGTTCAGAAAAAACTGGATGAACTGGTAGGTTCGGATTCTGCCCTGCAAGCAAAACTTCTTCCTGTTGCTTCCGTTGGTGTAAAAGGGGATCAGAGATCTTATGCACATTGTGCGGCGATTTCTGGAGATAAGACCTGGGACGAATTGGATAAAATTTCCACGGCGATCACAAACCAAATCTCTTCAGTCAATCGAGTTGTTCTATTTTTAGGAAAATCCAGCGAATTCCAAAAAGCAAACTTCAAATTCCAAGCAATCGACTTGGACAAAAAAGATTCTGATATTTTGAGAGAGGCAGATGCTGCCGTAGAGAGAATTCTCCAAAAAAGAAAGATCTATGATCAGATCTGGCAAATGCCTGTGGTACTTCTTCCTTTGGGTTCCGAATCCGGAAAAAGAAGTATTGTTCTTAGACCCGTGGATTCTCAAGAAGCGATGACTGCTAGTTTTTTTAGATTGGAGAAAGATGTTTTGGAGGAACTCGTTTCAGAAGTTCTAAAAACACCTCAAATTGAGTATTTGTTTTTTGATCTGACAAACAAACCTCCCGGCACAATCGAGTGGGAATAA
- a CDS encoding glycosyltransferase family 2 protein, with protein sequence MAESIKTKEPSSSKKKKSKAKTPLSRNEVRERFLKKLSVAIITYNEEANIGDCIKSCRDIADEIVVLDSNSTDKTKEISESFPEVRFSSQNFKGHVEQKNDAISLCKNEWILSLDADERLSEELRDSLRLFLESPEDPSLNGLKVSRLTFHMGRFIRFSGWYPQTKFRIIRKSKSKWVGENPHDYLVVEGKGKKIKGDILHYSFADLSQQVDTINKFSSIVSWTRWKKNKKFSLARTIIKPFGKFVEIYIFKFGFLDGFPGFTIAISSAYSTFLKEAKVYELGKKLIERPSNLRKDYGN encoded by the coding sequence ATGGCAGAATCCATTAAAACCAAGGAACCTTCTTCCTCTAAAAAAAAGAAATCTAAAGCCAAGACTCCCTTGAGCAGAAATGAGGTCCGGGAAAGATTTTTAAAAAAACTTTCAGTTGCGATCATCACTTATAATGAAGAAGCGAATATAGGGGACTGTATCAAATCCTGCAGAGATATCGCTGACGAAATCGTCGTTTTAGATTCAAACAGTACAGACAAAACAAAGGAGATCAGCGAGTCCTTTCCTGAAGTTCGTTTTTCGTCTCAGAATTTTAAAGGGCATGTAGAACAGAAGAATGACGCGATCTCTCTCTGCAAGAACGAGTGGATTCTTTCTTTGGACGCAGATGAACGTTTGAGTGAAGAACTCAGAGATTCTCTTAGATTGTTTTTAGAAAGTCCTGAAGATCCTTCCTTGAACGGACTCAAAGTTTCTAGACTTACATTTCATATGGGAAGGTTTATTCGTTTCTCAGGATGGTATCCCCAGACCAAATTTCGCATTATCCGAAAATCAAAGTCCAAATGGGTAGGCGAAAATCCTCACGATTACCTGGTGGTAGAGGGGAAAGGTAAAAAGATAAAAGGGGATATACTTCATTATAGTTTTGCAGACCTTTCACAACAAGTGGATACGATCAATAAGTTCTCCTCGATTGTTTCCTGGACTCGATGGAAGAAGAATAAAAAATTCTCGCTAGCTCGTACAATCATCAAACCTTTTGGGAAATTTGTAGAGATCTATATTTTCAAGTTTGGGTTCCTCGACGGATTTCCAGGATTTACGATCGCTATCTCTTCTGCGTATTCCACTTTTCTAAAAGAAGCAAAGGTTTACGAATTGGGGAAAAAATTGATAGAACGCCCTTCTAATCTCCGAAAAGATTACGGGAACTAA
- the fliM gene encoding flagellar motor switch protein FliM produces the protein MTEILSQDEIDALLNAISSGEVAEDEYSSVGEQKKVKIYDFKRPDKFSKDQIRTLQMMHETFARLATTGLSAQLRALVHVHVAAVDQLTYEEFIRSIPNPTTLAVINMDPLRGSAILEIDPSISFTIIDRLFGGKGETAKISRELSEIEMSVMEGIIVRILGNMREAWSTVIDLRPRLGNIETNPQFAQVVPPNDMVVLINLETKIGEVEGLTNLCIPYITIEPIINKLSAQYWYSSIRKGELDENRAIIQERLDQVQIPVIAEVGSVDISILDFMNLTVGDVVKLENTTTRSDMLVKVGERKKFKCLPGRVGNRLAIQIGDRVEDIPDELLGSTRSEQEY, from the coding sequence ATGACCGAAATTTTATCCCAAGACGAGATAGACGCATTATTAAACGCGATCTCTAGCGGAGAAGTGGCGGAGGATGAGTATTCTTCCGTAGGGGAACAGAAGAAGGTCAAAATTTACGACTTCAAACGTCCCGACAAATTTTCTAAAGACCAGATCCGTACTCTACAAATGATGCACGAGACATTTGCTCGTTTGGCAACTACTGGACTTTCCGCTCAGTTGCGAGCTTTGGTTCACGTTCACGTAGCTGCTGTGGATCAGTTAACGTACGAAGAATTCATTCGTTCCATTCCGAATCCGACTACACTTGCTGTAATCAATATGGACCCACTTAGAGGTTCTGCAATTTTAGAAATAGATCCTTCTATCTCATTTACGATCATTGACCGTCTTTTCGGTGGTAAGGGAGAGACTGCAAAAATTTCCCGAGAACTTTCCGAGATTGAGATGAGCGTAATGGAAGGGATTATCGTTCGTATCTTAGGAAACATGAGAGAGGCCTGGTCCACTGTGATCGATCTTAGGCCTCGTCTTGGTAACATTGAAACAAACCCACAGTTCGCTCAGGTCGTACCTCCGAATGACATGGTGGTTTTGATCAACTTAGAGACCAAGATCGGAGAGGTCGAAGGTTTGACCAACCTTTGTATCCCGTACATCACGATCGAGCCTATCATTAACAAACTGTCCGCTCAATACTGGTATTCCTCCATTCGTAAAGGTGAGTTGGACGAGAACAGAGCCATCATCCAAGAACGTTTGGATCAGGTACAAATCCCTGTAATCGCAGAAGTTGGTTCCGTAGATATTTCCATCTTGGATTTTATGAATCTAACTGTTGGTGATGTTGTTAAATTAGAAAACACCACTACTAGATCAGACATGCTTGTAAAAGTAGGGGAACGTAAGAAGTTTAAATGTCTACCTGGACGTGTTGGAAATAGACTCGCTATCCAGATAGGAGATCGAGTCGAAGATATTCCTGACGAATTACTTGGTTCTACTAGATCGGAACAAGAATATTGA
- a CDS encoding O-antigen ligase family protein produces MKPSFFSQISETSGKISFYSLLLFLVAFPLSVSASQILAGLCIFCFIFSPKENFQKIKSYLLPWGFILGAYSLVFISSLYHWEEYSNFWKTFTRQSEAGDFWLSILFPIAAVHSSDEKNRKLIYRYLWISFLLVLISGIASIFSEYRLGKFISNGFTPAPGDRRQHPAGPLFGLETYLPIGLMNTHLTYGGLISFYIPGLALLVLQKIKEKDLKRIIGFGVLLLFALWVFLLNQSKSAWLGVLAVTVYFILSKRKDFSGKFPKITLGRVSIVIVLLIVLGGPVRFFYQKNWLLQRTLAQLTQVQTPENQRYWIYKLSLPLLAENPILGTGGGRFKETSSDISKSLIEKNEQLWYELYITPNKHAHNDILEFAVVGGWLSGILWIGFFYLLFRKIVSSSLEEGNFPLIGIGFIWVAGFFQCYLLDDEVALPFFALAGLLWGREKETSSKFSTSSVIFLGLTFILNTSFWIWRLSIPPELAYGRQVFASSSTLTKKIEKRILPFRNQTKEREKRISETVLISGSEGNSEFSIEGCLTHRYPNPAKLREEDHSIGIYISPDAINPPTKISVTVFSEESFDEDKLYWSHRKYDLGTKELDLKPGWNSFIWKETIGLSKITVFPDIVFFRSYKIRFGGIRSEKQMDLPVLDLGDLCDFKLK; encoded by the coding sequence GTGAAACCTAGCTTCTTTTCTCAAATTTCAGAGACCTCAGGAAAGATCTCATTCTATTCCTTATTACTATTTCTAGTAGCATTTCCACTTTCTGTTTCGGCCTCTCAAATCCTGGCAGGCTTATGCATTTTCTGTTTTATATTCTCTCCAAAGGAGAATTTCCAAAAAATAAAATCTTACCTTCTGCCATGGGGTTTCATTTTAGGAGCCTACTCTCTTGTATTCATTTCGTCTCTGTATCATTGGGAAGAATATTCCAATTTTTGGAAAACATTTACAAGACAATCGGAGGCGGGAGATTTCTGGCTCTCTATCTTATTTCCGATAGCGGCTGTACATTCTTCCGATGAAAAAAATAGAAAGCTGATCTATCGTTATCTTTGGATCTCTTTTCTACTTGTTCTGATCTCCGGGATCGCATCCATTTTCAGCGAATATAGACTGGGTAAATTTATCTCAAATGGTTTTACTCCTGCCCCAGGGGATAGAAGGCAACATCCAGCCGGTCCACTTTTCGGTCTCGAAACTTATCTTCCGATCGGACTAATGAACACTCATTTGACCTATGGCGGATTGATTTCTTTTTATATTCCAGGACTTGCACTTCTTGTTTTACAAAAGATAAAGGAGAAGGATCTAAAACGTATAATTGGATTCGGAGTCCTTCTTCTTTTTGCACTTTGGGTATTTCTACTCAATCAAAGTAAGTCTGCATGGCTTGGAGTTCTTGCAGTAACAGTTTATTTTATTTTGAGCAAACGGAAAGATTTCTCCGGTAAATTTCCAAAGATAACACTTGGGCGAGTTTCAATCGTCATCGTACTTTTGATCGTTCTGGGTGGACCGGTCCGTTTCTTTTACCAAAAGAATTGGTTACTACAAAGAACTCTTGCGCAACTTACTCAGGTCCAAACCCCAGAAAACCAGAGATATTGGATCTATAAACTTAGCCTTCCTCTACTTGCGGAAAATCCGATCTTAGGCACAGGGGGAGGAAGATTTAAAGAAACCAGTTCAGATATTTCTAAATCGCTTATAGAGAAGAATGAGCAACTTTGGTATGAGCTGTACATCACCCCGAACAAACATGCACATAATGATATTTTAGAATTTGCAGTCGTAGGTGGATGGCTTTCCGGAATTTTATGGATTGGATTCTTTTATCTTTTATTTAGAAAGATTGTATCTTCTAGTTTAGAAGAAGGAAATTTTCCCTTAATCGGAATTGGATTTATCTGGGTAGCTGGATTTTTCCAATGTTATCTCTTGGATGATGAGGTTGCACTTCCCTTCTTTGCTTTGGCAGGACTTTTATGGGGAAGAGAAAAGGAAACTTCTTCTAAATTCTCCACTTCTTCTGTAATCTTCTTAGGCCTGACCTTCATACTAAATACTTCCTTTTGGATTTGGAGACTTTCTATTCCACCGGAACTTGCGTATGGAAGACAAGTTTTTGCTTCTTCTTCTACACTTACTAAAAAGATAGAAAAACGTATTCTACCTTTTAGGAACCAAACAAAAGAAAGAGAAAAAAGAATTTCAGAAACCGTCCTAATCTCTGGCTCGGAAGGAAATTCAGAATTTTCTATTGAAGGTTGTCTCACTCATAGATATCCAAATCCTGCAAAACTAAGAGAAGAAGATCATTCTATTGGGATCTATATTTCTCCGGATGCAATTAACCCACCGACTAAGATCTCAGTTACTGTATTCTCAGAAGAATCTTTTGATGAGGACAAACTATATTGGTCTCATAGAAAATACGATTTAGGAACTAAAGAGTTAGATTTGAAACCTGGTTGGAATTCCTTCATTTGGAAAGAGACCATTGGGCTTTCTAAAATTACGGTCTTTCCGGATATCGTATTTTTTAGGAGTTATAAGATCCGATTTGGAGGTATCCGTTCGGAGAAACAGATGGATCTGCCAGTCTTAGACTTAGGAGATCTCTGCGATTTTAAATTGAAGTAA
- the queF gene encoding preQ(1) synthase: protein MSHQQESIGISAYEGRQDHIPSLKLPEIESFANVYEGKDYTIDFTIPEFTAVCPKTGLPDFGVIEISYIPKAKCIELKSLKEYILAYRNLGIFHENVVNHILEDLVQSVDPKYLKVKGDYNLRGGIKTIVTREYTSK, encoded by the coding sequence ATGAGCCATCAACAAGAGTCGATCGGAATTTCCGCTTATGAGGGAAGACAGGACCATATCCCCAGTCTGAAACTTCCCGAGATAGAATCTTTCGCCAATGTGTACGAAGGTAAGGATTACACAATCGATTTTACCATTCCAGAATTCACCGCAGTTTGTCCTAAAACAGGACTGCCAGATTTTGGAGTGATCGAGATCAGCTATATACCAAAGGCAAAATGTATAGAGTTAAAATCTCTAAAAGAGTATATTCTCGCCTACCGCAATCTTGGGATCTTCCATGAGAATGTAGTAAATCATATCTTAGAAGACCTGGTCCAGTCTGTAGATCCAAAATATCTCAAGGTCAAGGGAGATTATAACCTAAGAGGTGGGATTAAAACAATCGTAACAAGAGAGTATACAAGCAAATGA